One region of Bacteroidota bacterium genomic DNA includes:
- a CDS encoding DNA translocase FtsK, translating into MKENRFKKAEPTESPEKSRSRAATPRLTGENWEKIRKTAGAFLMLFSLFLLISIISHILYAGSSDQSALLAEPTTVSNQGGWFGAYFSTLFVTRGFGYIAILLPFYFALLGYALFEGKYWGAVRRFLAPLSFWLYWVSVTLAFFTLAVGGSSQDWGGGIGLFLAELLRQYIGLFGLGFLVAFSLFTYVVFKYNDKWAFLAFARPWVARMQKRLVQEVAEIEQPASGENVARPPKPATEAAEGEEDVLEDEFFITVKKAEPRPGSTAPVTAEPEFEVIRKPKPEFLKPAHLVQDELELALSPEMLEQYRMEGKANHAAEGELPFEIEVPQRNPQHTPGAGLQFSIELPEPRPLAGDNIQEVGAERYEKIIAPEDQALLADGETVEDELYDPRKDLSQYRFPTLELLDVRENPQGAEVNREELEANKNKIVKTLADYSIDIVSIKATIGPTVTLYEIVPAPGIRISKIKNLEDDIALSLAAMGIRIIAPMPGKGTIGIEIPNSKPEIVDFRSLLATEKFRNTPAELPIAIGKTISNEVYIADLAKMPHLLVAGATGQGKSVGLNCILASLLYKKHPSQVKFVLIDPKKVEMTLYQQLEKHFLAKLPNYEESIITDNKQVIHVLNSLCIEMDNRYELLKEARVRALSEYNAKFQSRKLNPQKGHAFLPYIVLVIDELADLMMTAGKEIETPIARLAQLARAVGIHLVVATQRPSVNVITGTIKANFPTRMSYRVISKVDSRTILDANGAEQLIGRGDVLYFNGSELIRLQNAFIDTHEVDRVVQHIALQQGYPQAYLLPEYSGDEDALEGEALDPNEMDSMFADAARLVVSMQLGSTSLLQRRLKLGYNRAGRIMDQLERAGIVGPGSGSKPREVLVGSEYELEEYLSSLV; encoded by the coding sequence GTGAAAGAGAACCGGTTTAAGAAAGCTGAGCCGACAGAAAGCCCCGAAAAGAGCCGCAGCCGGGCCGCCACACCCAGGCTAACGGGAGAGAACTGGGAAAAAATACGCAAGACAGCCGGAGCCTTCCTGATGCTCTTTAGCCTGTTCTTGCTTATCAGCATCATCAGCCACATCCTGTACGCCGGCAGTAGCGACCAGAGTGCCCTGCTGGCCGAGCCCACTACCGTATCCAACCAGGGTGGATGGTTTGGTGCCTACTTCAGTACGCTCTTTGTTACACGGGGCTTTGGCTACATCGCCATTTTGCTTCCCTTCTATTTTGCGCTGCTGGGCTACGCCCTCTTCGAGGGGAAGTACTGGGGTGCCGTGCGGCGCTTTCTGGCCCCCCTCAGCTTCTGGCTCTACTGGGTATCTGTCACCCTGGCCTTTTTTACCCTGGCGGTTGGCGGCAGCTCGCAAGACTGGGGCGGCGGCATCGGCCTCTTCCTGGCCGAGCTGCTGCGGCAGTACATAGGCCTCTTTGGGCTTGGCTTCCTGGTAGCCTTCAGTCTCTTCACCTATGTGGTGTTCAAGTACAATGACAAATGGGCATTCCTGGCCTTTGCCCGGCCCTGGGTAGCCCGTATGCAGAAAAGACTGGTGCAAGAGGTAGCAGAGATAGAGCAGCCTGCCAGTGGCGAAAATGTAGCCCGCCCCCCAAAACCAGCCACCGAGGCTGCTGAGGGCGAAGAAGACGTGCTGGAAGACGAGTTCTTCATCACCGTAAAGAAAGCCGAACCCAGGCCGGGCTCCACAGCACCTGTAACTGCCGAACCGGAGTTTGAGGTGATCCGAAAGCCAAAGCCGGAGTTCTTGAAACCCGCCCACCTGGTGCAGGATGAGCTGGAACTGGCGCTAAGCCCCGAAATGCTGGAGCAGTACCGAATGGAGGGAAAAGCAAACCACGCAGCCGAAGGCGAACTGCCCTTTGAGATAGAAGTGCCCCAAAGAAACCCGCAGCACACACCTGGGGCCGGGCTCCAGTTCAGCATAGAGCTGCCCGAACCCAGGCCCCTTGCGGGCGACAACATACAGGAGGTGGGGGCCGAACGCTACGAGAAGATCATTGCCCCGGAAGACCAAGCCCTGCTAGCCGATGGCGAAACCGTGGAGGATGAACTGTACGATCCGCGCAAAGACCTCAGCCAATACCGCTTCCCCACGCTAGAGCTGCTAGATGTGCGCGAGAACCCCCAGGGGGCCGAGGTAAACCGCGAAGAACTGGAGGCCAACAAAAACAAGATCGTAAAAACCCTGGCCGACTACAGCATCGACATCGTGTCGATCAAAGCCACCATTGGCCCCACAGTAACCCTCTACGAGATTGTGCCGGCACCCGGCATCCGCATCAGCAAGATCAAAAACCTGGAGGATGACATTGCCCTCAGCCTGGCGGCCATGGGCATCCGCATCATAGCACCCATGCCGGGCAAGGGTACCATCGGCATAGAGATCCCCAACAGCAAACCGGAGATCGTGGATTTTCGCAGCCTGCTCGCCACCGAGAAGTTTCGAAACACCCCGGCAGAGCTGCCCATTGCCATTGGCAAGACCATCTCCAACGAGGTGTATATAGCCGACCTGGCCAAGATGCCCCACCTGCTGGTAGCAGGGGCCACCGGCCAGGGCAAGTCGGTGGGGCTAAACTGCATCCTGGCCTCGCTGCTGTACAAGAAGCACCCCAGCCAGGTAAAGTTTGTACTGATAGACCCCAAGAAGGTAGAGATGACGCTGTACCAGCAGCTGGAGAAGCACTTCCTGGCCAAGCTGCCCAACTATGAGGAGTCTATTATTACGGACAACAAGCAGGTAATCCATGTACTGAACAGCCTGTGCATTGAGATGGACAACCGCTATGAGCTGCTGAAAGAGGCCCGGGTACGCGCCCTGAGTGAGTACAATGCCAAGTTCCAGAGCCGTAAGCTGAACCCGCAGAAGGGCCATGCCTTCTTGCCCTACATCGTACTGGTGATAGACGAGCTGGCCGACCTGATGATGACGGCAGGCAAAGAGATAGAAACCCCCATAGCCCGCCTGGCCCAGCTGGCACGCGCCGTGGGCATCCACCTGGTGGTGGCCACCCAGCGCCCCAGTGTCAATGTCATTACCGGTACCATCAAGGCAAACTTCCCCACCCGCATGAGCTACCGGGTGATAAGCAAAGTAGACAGCCGCACCATCCTGGATGCCAACGGGGCCGAGCAACTGATTGGCCGTGGAGATGTACTGTACTTCAATGGTAGCGAGCTGATACGCCTGCAAAATGCGTTTATAGACACGCACGAGGTAGACCGGGTGGTGCAGCACATAGCCCTGCAGCAGGGCTATCCGCAGGCCTACCTGCTGCCGGAGTATAGCGGAGACGAGGATGCACTGGAGGGTGAGGCGCTGGACCCGAATGAGATGGACAGCATGTTTGCCGATGCGGCCCGGCTGGTAGTAAGCATGCAGCTGGGCAGCACCAGCCTGCTGCAGCGGCGGCTAAAGCTGGGCTACAACCGCGCTGGCCGCATCATGGACCAGCTGGAGCGGGCAGGCATAGTGGGGCCAGGCTCGGGCAGCAAGCCGAGAGAGGTGCTGGTGGGGAGTGAGTATGAGCTGGAGGAATACCTGTCCTCACTCGTTTAG
- a CDS encoding outer membrane lipoprotein carrier protein LolA encodes MKKPILAAFGLILLGLLTFVFAQSDPQASALLQQSNRKLSSASDLKASFSQQLLLKGVVKGSQQGTVWLKGKQFRVEMKDQTLISNGVKMWRVLPADGECYEGKYNPDNSFTADRMFKFSQNDTKAKYIEANHIQLFPKDSKKYDWFKIDLLFNPANQLPAKMTVYNRTGTQTVYTIGSLNLNTGIGDSSFLYSAARDCPGGCEMIQD; translated from the coding sequence ATGAAGAAACCGATCCTTGCCGCTTTTGGGCTGATCCTGCTAGGACTGCTTACCTTTGTTTTTGCACAGAGCGATCCCCAGGCATCGGCCCTGCTACAGCAGAGCAACCGCAAGCTGAGCAGTGCAAGCGACCTGAAGGCCTCCTTCTCGCAGCAGCTGCTACTGAAGGGCGTGGTAAAGGGTAGCCAGCAGGGCACTGTGTGGCTAAAGGGCAAGCAGTTTCGGGTGGAGATGAAAGACCAGACCCTGATAAGCAACGGGGTGAAAATGTGGCGGGTGCTGCCAGCAGACGGAGAATGCTACGAGGGTAAGTACAACCCGGACAACAGCTTCACCGCCGACCGAATGTTCAAGTTTAGCCAGAATGACACCAAGGCCAAGTATATAGAGGCCAACCACATCCAGCTCTTCCCCAAGGATAGCAAGAAGTACGACTGGTTTAAGATTGACCTGCTCTTTAACCCGGCCAACCAGCTACCCGCCAAGATGACGGTGTACAACCGCACCGGCACCCAAACGGTGTATACCATTGGCAGCCTGAACCTGAACACCGGCATAGGCGACAGTTCCTTTCTGTACAGCGCGGCCCGCGACTGCCCGGGCGGGTGCGA